Proteins encoded by one window of Chanos chanos chromosome 7, fChaCha1.1, whole genome shotgun sequence:
- the LOC115816387 gene encoding low affinity immunoglobulin gamma Fc region receptor II-b-like: MGSDMSNPVTVTVLESLKAVVILQPDKQTFRGETVTLRCQIQGERDTDWEYSWYKKSSSLSPVSKDQEYRISPVSESHSGEYTCRGKHRNDLENSEISDAVTLTVSSALSPPASLIISPNTTQYFTSDSLSLSCEVQSDSTGWTVRRYTDNGEVSDCSSDWGSVTGSTCSISSLQSSDSGVYWCQSDSGGNSNPLNITVTDSDVILESPVHPLTEGDTWTLKCRYRYDSSDLRADFYKDGLVLPNQITGEMTIPTVSKSDEGLYWCKHPERGESPKSWITV, translated from the exons ATGGGCTCAGACATGAGTAAtcctgtaacagtgacagtgttgg AGAGTCTAAAGGCTGTTGTGATCCTGCAGCctgataaacaaacattcagaggagagactgtcaccctcagatgtcaaatacagggagagagagacactgactgggaatacagctggtataagaagagctcttcactcagtcctgtcagtaaagatcaggaatacagaatcagtcctgtttctgagtcccacagtggtgaatacacctgtagaggaaaacacagaaatgacttGGAGAACTCAGAGatcagtgatgctgtaacactgactgtgtcatcag ctttgtctcctccagcctctctgatcatcagtcccaacacaactcagtactttacatctgattctctctcactgagctgtgaggtacagagtgactctactggatggacagtgagacgatacacagataatggagaggtgtcagactgttcatcagactggggatcagtaacaggatctacatgtagcatcagctccctccagtcatcagacagtggagtgtactggtgtcagtctgactctggagggaacagtaatcctctcaacattacagtgactg ACagtgatgtgatcctggagagtcctgttcATCCTCTTACTGAGGGAGACACTTGGACTCTGAAAtgtagatatcgatatgactcctcagacctcagagctgatttctataaagatggattagtcctcccgAATCAGattacaggagagatgaccatccctactgtctcaaagtcagatgagggtctgtattggtgtaaacacccagagagaggagagtcaccaaagagctggatcactgtc